From Desulfobacterales bacterium, the proteins below share one genomic window:
- a CDS encoding type II toxin-antitoxin system RelE/ParE family toxin: protein MKDKTLFVCYKYYIDKRNLLGYIKSVMIKSFKHRGLKDFFCTGRKKGIKPEHANRLERILDRLNAACEIKDMNYPGSFLHQLSGDKKEFYAVKVSGNWRIFFQFIDGDAYVVDYDDYH from the coding sequence ATGAAGGATAAAACGCTGTTTGTTTGCTACAAATATTACATTGACAAGCGTAACCTTTTAGGTTACATTAAAAGTGTCATGATAAAATCCTTTAAACACAGAGGGCTGAAGGACTTTTTTTGCACGGGACGCAAAAAGGGAATAAAGCCTGAACACGCAAACCGGCTTGAAAGGATCCTTGATCGTCTCAATGCCGCATGTGAGATCAAGGATATGAATTACCCCGGCTCCTTCCTTCACCAATTAAGCGGTGATAAAAAGGAATTTTATGCAGTGAAAGTTTCCGGCAACTGGCGAATATTTTTTCAATTTATTGATGGTGATGCATATGTTGTTGATTACGATGATTACCATTAG
- a CDS encoding PDDEXK nuclease domain-containing protein, producing MNSNDTPDENSLGKQGDYPRLLTEIKERIRSAQYEALKAVNKELVGLYWDIGRIIVERQETEGWGKSVVKRLSADLRQEFPGVSGFSVQNLWYMRQFYSEYHGNERLQPLVGEIAWAHNLVIMSKCKDPLEREFYIRMTRKFGWSKNVLIHQIDNQSYEKSLVGQTNFDQALTPELRAQAKLALRDEYTFDFLELGEDHSERELERALIARIEHFLRSMGGMFAFMGSQYRLEVDGKEFFIDLLLFHRRLRCLVAIELKIGEFLPEFVGKMQFYLTALDRQVRQADENPSIGIILCKEKNHTIVEYALHDARKPIGVATYEITRTLPQSLKGQLPSPQEIAHLLEDL from the coding sequence ATGAATTCGAATGATACCCCTGACGAAAACAGTCTCGGCAAACAGGGTGATTACCCGCGCCTGCTGACCGAAATCAAGGAGCGCATCCGCTCCGCCCAGTATGAAGCCCTCAAAGCGGTCAACAAGGAACTAGTCGGTTTGTACTGGGACATCGGGCGAATTATCGTGGAACGCCAGGAGACCGAGGGTTGGGGCAAATCTGTGGTAAAACGGTTATCCGCCGATCTGCGGCAGGAATTTCCCGGCGTGAGCGGTTTTTCAGTTCAAAACCTCTGGTACATGCGCCAGTTCTATTCGGAGTACCATGGCAACGAAAGACTCCAACCGCTGGTTGGAGAAATCGCCTGGGCGCATAATCTTGTCATCATGAGCAAATGCAAGGACCCCCTGGAAAGAGAATTTTATATCCGCATGACCCGCAAGTTCGGCTGGTCGAAAAACGTGCTCATTCACCAGATCGACAACCAGAGCTATGAAAAATCCCTGGTGGGTCAGACCAATTTTGACCAGGCGCTGACGCCGGAGTTGCGCGCTCAGGCCAAACTGGCGTTAAGGGACGAGTATACCTTTGATTTTCTGGAGCTGGGTGAAGATCACAGCGAACGGGAGCTGGAACGGGCGCTCATCGCCCGGATCGAGCATTTTCTGAGGAGCATGGGCGGCATGTTCGCCTTTATGGGCAGTCAGTACCGACTGGAGGTGGATGGAAAAGAATTTTTCATCGATCTTCTTCTGTTTCACCGCCGCCTGCGCTGTCTTGTTGCTATTGAACTGAAAATCGGTGAATTTCTGCCGGAGTTCGTCGGCAAGATGCAGTTCTATCTGACGGCGCTGGACAGGCAGGTCCGCCAAGCGGATGAAAACCCCTCCATCGGCATCATTCTCTGCAAAGAGAAAAACCACACAATCGTGGAATATGCCCTACACGACGCCCGAAAGCCCATTGGCGTGGCGACCTATGAGATCACCCGGACGCTGCCGCAATCGTTGAAAGGCCAACTGCCGTCACCGCAGGAGATCGCCCATTTGCTGGAGGATTTATGA
- a CDS encoding transporter substrate-binding domain-containing protein, translated as MKQAVILFWIIGFLGLNGDAFAQLPPIPLATGEWAPYASQGMEGYGVFSEIVSAAFHEAGIEPRYQFYPWKRAGEYARDGRVFAAFPYKITDERELIYDFSEPVMMSTGRFFYLKSRFPQGIEFQELADLTGFRIGGVLGYWYETEFEKAGLTVEYVSTDSQNFKKLFADRIDLVACDELVGWELINRLYPQKASQFATIEKPMNEDALRLMISRTYPDAAEITSRFNAALKRLVAQGNVKEILAGQGLQDYHPPE; from the coding sequence ATGAAACAAGCCGTCATATTGTTTTGGATCATCGGGTTTCTGGGGTTAAACGGCGATGCGTTCGCCCAATTACCCCCCATTCCGCTGGCGACAGGGGAATGGGCGCCGTACGCCTCCCAGGGCATGGAAGGTTACGGCGTATTTTCCGAGATCGTATCCGCCGCCTTTCACGAGGCGGGCATTGAGCCCCGGTACCAGTTTTATCCATGGAAACGCGCAGGAGAATATGCCCGGGACGGGAGGGTATTTGCTGCCTTTCCTTACAAGATCACGGATGAACGGGAATTGATCTATGATTTCTCAGAGCCGGTGATGATGTCTACGGGACGGTTCTTTTACCTGAAATCACGCTTTCCGCAAGGAATCGAATTTCAGGAACTGGCGGATCTCACCGGGTTCAGAATCGGCGGGGTGTTGGGCTATTGGTATGAAACGGAGTTCGAAAAAGCCGGTCTGACGGTGGAATATGTATCGACGGATAGCCAGAATTTCAAAAAATTATTCGCTGATCGTATAGATTTAGTGGCGTGTGATGAACTGGTGGGCTGGGAGTTGATCAACAGGCTTTATCCCCAAAAGGCTTCTCAGTTTGCAACCATAGAGAAACCCATGAATGAAGATGCGCTTCGACTGATGATTTCCAGAACATACCCCGATGCGGCTGAAATCACCAGTCGCTTCAACGCGGCGTTGAAGCGACTGGTGGCTCAAGGGAATGTAAAGGAAATCCTTGCCGGACAAGGCTTGCAAGACTACCACCCGCCTGAATGA
- a CDS encoding BrnT family toxin: MKNLFFSWDDKKNSANQRQHGVSFEEAQTVFFDEYAIEFEDPDHSETEDRFLLLGLSQKLRVLVICQCFRKSESEIRIISARKATKKEQKVYFKVLK; this comes from the coding sequence ATGAAAAATTTGTTTTTTTCCTGGGATGATAAAAAGAATTCTGCAAATCAAAGGCAACATGGCGTATCGTTTGAGGAGGCGCAAACGGTATTTTTTGATGAGTACGCAATTGAATTCGAAGACCCGGATCATTCTGAAACTGAAGATCGTTTTCTCTTACTCGGCTTGAGCCAAAAACTCAGAGTATTGGTAATATGCCAGTGTTTTCGAAAATCTGAATCAGAGATTCGCATCATCTCAGCAAGAAAGGCAACGAAAAAAGAACAAAAAGTATATTTTAAGGTGCTAAAATGA
- a CDS encoding CopG family antitoxin, which produces MRKEYDFEKMKGKRNPYAKHLKKQVTIRMGVDVIDYFKKQAEETGIPYQNLINLYLRDCVQSERKISIKWVS; this is translated from the coding sequence ATGAGAAAAGAATACGATTTTGAGAAAATGAAAGGCAAAAGAAATCCTTATGCGAAACACTTGAAGAAACAAGTCACTATTCGTATGGGGGTCGACGTTATCGATTATTTTAAAAAACAGGCGGAAGAGACCGGTATACCTTATCAAAATTTAATAAATTTATATTTGCGGGATTGTGTCCAATCTGAGCGAAAAATTTCTATAAAATGGGTGTCATAA
- a CDS encoding PAS domain S-box protein, protein MTHTANTNNAGFKKAAIVGGIVALVLFFAFVVFYEARVRGQAHATIDKHARVIADALWNYNYDAASEYLNLACQSDNYASLSVFEVNGRVFYESPPMAPGPFERLLMAVNLIPEIPLDSHVHYDGRRIGRIEAVWNPRTVYTHGVVLAFFIMGFALFLFYVRLFQANQTLEMRVRERTSALAAANTELQHEIREREHIEKKLRQNEENLRTTLDSIGDAVIATDIGGQIVRMNPVAQALTGWRKEEAVGQPLSEVFNIVDARTKKRLPDPVRRVLDAGGVINLGEHTMLLASDGTEYRVDDSGAPIQDKAGHTTGVVLVFRDISEDYRMREALRESETQLRRAQAVARMGSWQVDLNTGRVTLSEEACRIYGMDTCENRPLQELKLFPLPEYREMLDEKLNGLLHSEQEYEVEYRIKRPVDGQIRDIYSLGAYNPESNTVTGTIQDVTERKQAEAELQKVDRLKSVGMLAGGIAHDFNNILTSIFGSISVAKSKLESGHAALKPLAEGEKSMERAIRLTNQLLTFSKGGYPVKEDARLDQIVEEVVRFDLSGSNVKPVFQSAGDLRLARVDKGQAQQVFSNLAINADQAMPEGGHLYISLENADIPETSRLPLSPGKYIKAVVRDDGIGIDKKYLAHIFDPYYSIRQNGTGMGLATVYSIMERHGGYIHAASEPGKGTTFTLYLPASETEHPPESEGSAPGAPELSYSARVLVMDDEEMIRDIASEMLQTFDCEVKTAVDGEEAVAMYKEAMASDAPFDLVIMDMTVPGGMGGVEALKNILAFDPGVKAVVSSGYAEDAILGNFADYGFKDILSKPYTLERLREMLNRVLHV, encoded by the coding sequence ATGACGCATACAGCAAACACCAATAACGCGGGATTTAAAAAAGCGGCCATTGTGGGCGGAATTGTCGCGTTAGTTCTTTTTTTCGCGTTTGTTGTGTTTTATGAAGCGCGTGTCCGGGGACAGGCGCATGCAACAATCGACAAGCACGCCCGGGTCATTGCCGACGCCCTGTGGAATTACAATTATGACGCTGCTTCCGAATACCTGAACCTTGCCTGCCAGTCCGACAACTATGCCTCGCTGTCGGTTTTCGAAGTAAACGGGAGAGTCTTCTATGAGTCGCCCCCGATGGCGCCGGGACCGTTTGAACGCCTCCTGATGGCGGTTAACCTCATACCTGAAATCCCCCTGGACTCGCATGTCCACTACGACGGGAGAAGGATCGGGCGTATCGAGGCGGTATGGAACCCCCGGACGGTATATACCCACGGCGTTGTTCTGGCCTTTTTCATCATGGGGTTTGCGCTTTTTCTTTTTTATGTCAGATTATTTCAGGCCAATCAAACACTTGAAATGCGGGTGCGCGAGCGGACTTCCGCCCTTGCTGCGGCAAACACCGAACTGCAACACGAGATCCGGGAACGGGAGCATATTGAAAAAAAACTGCGCCAGAACGAGGAAAACCTCCGCACCACCCTCGATTCTATCGGTGACGCGGTGATCGCCACCGACATCGGGGGACAAATTGTTCGCATGAATCCGGTCGCACAGGCGCTGACAGGGTGGCGCAAAGAAGAAGCGGTCGGCCAGCCGCTGTCCGAGGTGTTCAACATCGTTGACGCCAGGACGAAGAAAAGGCTGCCCGATCCGGTCAGGCGGGTGCTTGACGCCGGCGGCGTGATCAATTTGGGCGAGCACACCATGCTTTTGGCGTCGGACGGAACAGAATACCGGGTGGATGATTCCGGGGCGCCGATCCAGGATAAAGCCGGCCATACCACCGGCGTCGTGCTGGTGTTCCGAGATATCAGCGAGGACTACCGGATGCGGGAAGCCCTGCGTGAAAGTGAAACGCAACTGCGCAGGGCCCAGGCCGTGGCCCGGATGGGAAGCTGGCAGGTCGATCTCAATACCGGCCGGGTCACCCTTTCCGAGGAAGCGTGCCGGATATATGGCATGGATACTTGCGAAAACAGGCCCCTGCAAGAGCTTAAATTGTTTCCGCTGCCGGAATACCGGGAGATGCTCGATGAAAAGCTGAACGGGTTGTTGCACAGCGAGCAGGAATACGAGGTGGAGTACAGGATTAAACGGCCTGTGGACGGCCAAATCCGGGACATATATTCACTTGGGGCCTACAACCCGGAAAGCAATACCGTAACCGGGACCATCCAGGACGTCACCGAGCGCAAGCAGGCCGAAGCGGAGCTTCAGAAGGTGGACAGATTGAAATCCGTGGGTATGCTGGCGGGCGGTATCGCCCATGATTTCAACAATATACTTACCAGCATTTTCGGCAGCATCTCCGTTGCCAAATCGAAGCTGGAAAGCGGCCATGCGGCCCTCAAACCCCTCGCGGAAGGGGAAAAATCCATGGAGCGGGCGATCCGGTTGACCAACCAACTGCTGACCTTTTCAAAAGGGGGGTATCCGGTCAAGGAAGACGCCCGGCTGGATCAGATTGTAGAAGAAGTGGTTCGTTTTGACCTGTCCGGGAGCAATGTCAAACCGGTTTTTCAATCTGCCGGAGATCTTCGGCTGGCCAGGGTGGACAAAGGGCAGGCCCAGCAGGTGTTCTCCAACCTTGCGATCAATGCCGATCAAGCCATGCCGGAGGGCGGCCATCTCTACATCAGCCTGGAGAATGCGGATATTCCGGAGACGAGCCGGCTGCCGCTTTCACCGGGCAAATATATAAAGGCGGTGGTGCGTGATGACGGCATCGGCATTGACAAAAAGTACCTGGCTCACATCTTCGACCCTTATTACAGCATCCGTCAAAACGGCACGGGAATGGGGCTTGCAACCGTCTATTCCATCATGGAAAGGCACGGCGGGTATATCCATGCGGCCTCGGAACCCGGCAAAGGCACGACCTTCACCCTGTATCTGCCAGCTTCGGAAACAGAGCATCCCCCGGAATCCGAGGGATCTGCACCAGGTGCCCCGGAACTGTCGTATTCCGCCCGGGTCCTGGTCATGGATGACGAAGAGATGATCCGCGATATTGCCTCGGAGATGCTTCAGACATTTGACTGCGAGGTCAAAACCGCCGTGGATGGCGAAGAAGCGGTGGCCATGTACAAAGAGGCCATGGCCTCGGATGCTCCCTTTGACCTGGTCATCATGGACATGACCGTTCCGGGCGGCATGGGCGGGGTGGAGGCATTAAAGAACATTTTAGCGTTTGATCCCGGGGTCAAGGCCGTTGTGTCCAGCGGCTACGCGGAGGATGCAATCCTGGGAAATTTCGCGGACTACGGGTTTAAGGACATTTTATCAAAACCCTATACGCTTGAACGTTTGCGGGAGATGTTGAACCGTGTGCTGCACGTATGA
- a CDS encoding DUF2905 domain-containing protein, with protein sequence MQKILIIIGAVIIVIGLAWPVLVKLPLGRLPGDIIIDRPGLKVYIPITTMILVSIVVSVILWIFRK encoded by the coding sequence ATGCAGAAAATTCTGATCATCATCGGTGCTGTGATTATCGTGATTGGTCTGGCCTGGCCGGTGCTGGTCAAGCTTCCGCTGGGCCGGCTGCCCGGGGATATTATTATCGACCGGCCCGGGCTCAAGGTCTACATTCCCATCACCACCATGATTCTGGTGAGTATTGTGGTGTCCGTGATTTTATGGATATTCAGGAAGTAG
- a CDS encoding calcium-binding protein produces the protein MRMSRSRLDASCSIGLGLMSVSEGITISSPRKDILSAVRESRERFAEQHKPSGKGKVYMEKYDTSWDLEESENGNLPESEEAFERKYQEWQQRHWETWLNEKLDFPFLVERMEDDDDAYFTDIADHQPFRLGHKMKVIGIEQEDDLYGIILKVREGRKVGYVPLCDVEVIDKEDPNFWPVREYVVWFANR, from the coding sequence ATGCGAATGTCTCGTTCGAGACTTGATGCTTCCTGCTCAATCGGCTTGGGTTTGATGAGCGTATCAGAGGGAATCACCATATCTTCACCAAGGAAAGATATTCTTTCTGCAGTAAGAGAGTCCAGAGAACGTTTTGCCGAACAACACAAACCATCAGGAAAGGGTAAGGTCTATATGGAAAAATACGATACTTCTTGGGATCTGGAAGAAAGTGAAAATGGTAATTTGCCTGAGAGTGAAGAGGCTTTCGAAAGGAAATATCAAGAATGGCAGCAACGGCATTGGGAAACATGGCTAAATGAGAAGCTTGATTTTCCATTCCTGGTTGAACGGATGGAAGATGACGATGACGCATATTTTACAGATATAGCAGACCACCAACCATTTAGACTTGGGCATAAAATGAAGGTGATAGGTATTGAGCAAGAAGATGATTTGTACGGTATAATATTGAAAGTAAGAGAAGGACGAAAAGTTGGATATGTTCCCCTTTGTGATGTTGAAGTAATCGATAAAGAAGATCCGAACTTTTGGCCTGTCCGGGAGTATGTTGTTTGGTTTGCCAATAGATAA
- a CDS encoding NAD-dependent epimerase, translated as MNLDFKHVLVTGAAGFIGFHLAHRLLTEGYTVVGIDNLNPYYDVGLKKARLRELSPFDGFEFHEIDLSRLDSMTALFKEKRFDVVVNLAAQAGVRYSLENPHAYVDANLVGFVNLLECCRHYGTKHLVFASSSSVYGANTKMPFSVHDNVDHPVSLYAATKKANELLAHTYSHLYDLPATGLRFFTVYGPWGRPDMALFLFTEAILSQKPIQVFNYGRMQRDFTYIDDIIEGVFRVMKKLPAPNPEWSGDAPDPGSSYARYRLYNIGNNQPVELTRFIEELENQLGMTAEKEFQEMQPGDVPATYADIDDLYEAVGFKPVTGIEEGIRRFVEWYKGYYSVS; from the coding sequence ATGAATCTGGATTTCAAGCATGTGTTGGTAACCGGGGCGGCGGGGTTTATCGGATTCCATCTGGCCCATCGGCTCTTGACCGAAGGCTATACGGTGGTGGGCATTGACAACCTCAATCCCTACTATGATGTTGGGCTGAAAAAGGCGCGTTTAAGGGAGCTTTCTCCGTTTGACGGTTTTGAATTCCACGAAATCGATTTAAGCCGTCTGGATTCGATGACCGCACTTTTTAAAGAAAAACGGTTTGACGTGGTGGTCAATCTGGCCGCCCAGGCCGGGGTCCGGTATTCTCTGGAGAATCCCCACGCGTATGTGGATGCCAACCTGGTGGGGTTTGTAAACCTCCTGGAATGCTGCCGGCATTACGGCACAAAGCATCTGGTATTTGCCTCATCCAGCTCGGTTTACGGGGCCAATACCAAAATGCCGTTCTCCGTCCATGACAATGTGGACCATCCGGTTTCCTTGTATGCGGCCACCAAGAAGGCCAATGAACTCCTGGCCCATACCTACAGCCATTTATACGATCTCCCGGCCACCGGCCTCCGCTTCTTCACAGTCTACGGGCCCTGGGGCCGGCCGGATATGGCGCTTTTTTTATTTACCGAGGCGATTCTTTCCCAAAAGCCCATTCAGGTGTTTAATTACGGCAGAATGCAGCGGGACTTCACTTATATCGATGATATCATTGAAGGGGTGTTTCGGGTGATGAAAAAGCTGCCCGCGCCCAACCCGGAGTGGTCGGGTGATGCCCCGGACCCGGGCTCCTCGTATGCCCGGTACCGGCTGTATAATATCGGAAACAACCAGCCGGTGGAGCTGACCCGGTTTATCGAGGAACTCGAAAATCAGCTCGGCATGACAGCGGAAAAAGAGTTTCAGGAAATGCAGCCGGGCGATGTACCCGCCACCTATGCGGATATAGACGATCTTTACGAGGCGGTGGGGTTTAAGCCGGTCACCGGCATCGAAGAGGGCATCCGCCGGTTCGTGGAGTGGTATAAGGGGTATTATTCAGTCTCATGA
- a CDS encoding trimethylamine methyltransferase family protein: MNKQADETFSKGLGLENEAQFEKAKVIYEDLLNHVTDEAVLEKVRFRMADIDDLIAEKAIYQRIDENAKRVLTEIGINTAENQTLMDLLMEADAVDFENETALFIPLKRDYIDHCLEQVPREMPGDPGMNTFGIGATSPFFKRTGEEELRPANREEYENIILTVGEKQDDVGIFSLPVACDKSISLFEIAQLMEKNFQGLKMITTSAMSDDEVTFLKGKDDWIDGTSLITSLAPMNNMVDSFLRSARTGNNLLFVDQSMAGVSAPASPEAFLTQNHAQVLFMMIVAQTVNPGILCIHCGIPSVIGSDGNLSYSSPHQTFINAALARINTWITGYPSAQTGGSTSLRDMTPQALTDSELSRNALRKYGVHILRHAMGALGSLNFFSLEKFLEDCEREKHSKMVFDGIPKDRGMIPMYFPGDDRALAGIREIAEKGNPKDAEHTLHNVDSFRQWEDTINQAAKKKVYYPQLNDVVINAIQSEG, encoded by the coding sequence ATGAATAAACAGGCAGATGAGACTTTCAGCAAGGGATTAGGCCTGGAAAATGAGGCCCAGTTCGAAAAGGCGAAGGTCATTTATGAGGACCTTCTTAATCATGTCACCGACGAAGCGGTCCTGGAAAAAGTTCGATTTCGGATGGCGGACATCGACGACCTGATCGCGGAAAAGGCTATTTATCAGCGCATTGACGAAAACGCAAAACGGGTACTTACGGAAATCGGCATCAATACCGCCGAAAATCAAACCCTGATGGATTTACTAATGGAAGCCGACGCCGTGGACTTCGAAAACGAAACGGCGCTGTTCATTCCCTTGAAGCGGGACTATATCGATCACTGCCTGGAGCAGGTGCCCCGTGAAATGCCTGGAGACCCGGGAATGAACACCTTTGGCATAGGTGCGACATCCCCCTTTTTCAAGCGGACGGGTGAAGAAGAGCTGCGTCCGGCCAACCGCGAAGAGTACGAAAATATCATCCTCACGGTTGGCGAAAAACAAGATGATGTCGGGATTTTCAGTCTGCCGGTGGCCTGCGACAAAAGCATTTCCCTCTTCGAAATCGCCCAGCTGATGGAGAAAAACTTCCAGGGGCTCAAGATGATCACCACCAGTGCCATGAGCGACGACGAAGTGACCTTTTTGAAGGGGAAAGATGACTGGATCGACGGTACCAGCCTGATTACCTCCTTGGCGCCAATGAATAACATGGTTGATTCTTTTTTGCGTAGTGCCCGCACAGGCAACAACCTTTTATTTGTCGACCAGAGCATGGCCGGCGTCTCCGCCCCCGCTAGCCCGGAGGCTTTCCTGACGCAGAACCATGCACAGGTGCTTTTCATGATGATTGTCGCCCAGACCGTCAACCCGGGCATATTGTGCATACACTGCGGCATCCCCAGCGTAATCGGGTCAGACGGCAATCTTTCCTATAGTTCTCCGCATCAAACATTCATCAACGCAGCCTTGGCTCGGATCAACACCTGGATTACCGGTTATCCCTCCGCCCAGACCGGAGGCAGTACCAGCCTGCGCGATATGACGCCACAGGCGCTTACAGATTCAGAATTGAGCCGCAACGCGCTGCGCAAATATGGGGTGCATATCCTGCGGCATGCCATGGGTGCGCTTGGCAGCCTCAACTTTTTCAGCCTGGAGAAATTTTTGGAAGACTGCGAACGTGAAAAACATTCCAAAATGGTATTTGATGGGATTCCAAAGGATAGAGGCATGATACCCATGTACTTTCCCGGCGACGATCGGGCGCTTGCGGGAATCCGTGAAATTGCCGAGAAGGGTAACCCAAAGGATGCCGAACACACATTGCACAACGTGGATTCGTTCCGCCAGTGGGAGGATACCATTAACCAAGCGGCTAAAAAGAAAGTCTATTACCCGCAGCTCAATGATGTCGTTATCAATGCAATTCAATCCGAGGGGTAA
- a CDS encoding ATP-binding protein encodes MTHRSPEYLAGLVRELVKYPAETPWLEFKHNNDNPQEMGGYISALSNAAALEGKANAYMLWGIDNQSREIVGTRFQPLSAKKGNQPLESWLLQLLQPRIHFRFDEVMIDGCQVVILEIERASHRPVRFNGREYIRVGEVKKPLKEAPELERRLWRIFDTVPFEEMIALEQASADEVLQLLDYPAYFDLLDIPLPSNRDGILDALAEDELIFRCDAGGWNITNLGGALFAKQLKKFPRLRRKAIRVIQYRGSGRTETYREQEGGKGYACGFEGLIDYINGLLPANELLGTALRKDVPMFPEIAIRELVANALIHQDFSVTGAGPMVEIFDDRIEITNPGEPLVDTQRFLDTPPKSRNETLASLMRRLGICEERGSGIDKVVFQIELHQLPAPLFEIPDGFTRSVLFAHKDLKEMDKADRVRSCYLHACLKYVNRSFLTNASLRERWGIEEKNKAIVSRYIREALEDGAIKPYDEEAARKMMKYVPYWA; translated from the coding sequence ATGACACACCGGTCTCCCGAATATCTTGCCGGACTGGTCCGCGAGCTGGTGAAGTATCCCGCCGAGACCCCATGGCTGGAGTTCAAGCATAATAACGACAACCCGCAGGAAATGGGGGGGTACATTTCCGCTCTGTCCAATGCCGCCGCACTGGAAGGCAAGGCAAACGCCTATATGCTCTGGGGCATAGATAATCAGTCACGGGAGATTGTTGGCACCCGGTTCCAGCCGTTATCCGCCAAAAAAGGAAACCAGCCCCTTGAAAGCTGGCTTTTGCAGTTGTTGCAGCCAAGGATTCATTTTCGCTTCGATGAAGTGATGATTGACGGTTGCCAGGTGGTTATTCTTGAAATCGAACGGGCATCTCACCGCCCGGTTAGATTCAACGGCAGGGAATATATCCGGGTCGGCGAAGTGAAAAAGCCCCTGAAAGAGGCGCCCGAGCTTGAACGACGGCTCTGGCGTATCTTTGACACCGTCCCCTTTGAAGAAATGATTGCGCTGGAGCAGGCAAGTGCGGATGAGGTGTTGCAGTTGCTCGACTATCCGGCGTACTTCGACCTTCTGGACATTCCGCTGCCTTCGAACCGGGATGGGATACTTGACGCCCTGGCCGAAGACGAACTGATTTTTCGTTGTGATGCGGGCGGTTGGAACATAACGAACCTGGGCGGAGCCCTCTTTGCCAAACAGTTGAAAAAGTTTCCCCGGTTGAGAAGAAAAGCCATCCGGGTTATTCAGTACCGTGGTTCCGGCCGGACCGAGACGTACCGGGAGCAGGAGGGCGGCAAGGGCTATGCATGCGGCTTTGAAGGTCTGATCGATTATATAAACGGATTGTTGCCTGCCAACGAGTTGCTGGGCACCGCACTTCGAAAAGATGTTCCCATGTTTCCGGAGATCGCCATTCGGGAACTGGTGGCCAATGCGTTGATCCATCAGGATTTCTCTGTTACGGGGGCGGGGCCGATGGTGGAAATATTTGATGATCGTATTGAAATCACCAATCCCGGAGAACCTCTGGTGGATACCCAAAGGTTTCTGGATACGCCGCCCAAGTCCCGCAACGAGACCCTGGCCTCCCTTATGCGGCGACTGGGAATTTGCGAAGAACGCGGCAGCGGGATCGATAAAGTGGTTTTTCAAATAGAGCTACACCAACTTCCTGCGCCGTTGTTTGAGATCCCCGACGGGTTTACCCGGAGTGTGCTTTTCGCCCATAAAGATCTGAAGGAAATGGATAAGGCAGACAGAGTGCGGTCTTGTTACCTTCATGCTTGTCTGAAATATGTGAATAGAAGCTTTCTCACAAACGCAAGTTTAAGGGAGAGGTGGGGAATAGAAGAGAAAAACAAAGCGATTGTATCCCGCTATATCCGTGAAGCTCTTGAGGATGGTGCTATTAAGCCATATGATGAAGAAGCAGCCAGAAAAATGATGAAATATGTACCCTACTGGGCCTAA
- a CDS encoding HigA family addiction module antitoxin, with the protein MRKVIRRPTHPGNIIKEDYLLPLSITIKDMAATLGVSRKTLSKIINERGAITPDMALRLSRAFDTTPDFWLNLQKNFDLWQAEIESQEWKKVKPYPKNRLHDHNLSLNSEKQNSG; encoded by the coding sequence ATGCGAAAGGTGATTAGACGTCCAACACATCCGGGCAATATTATAAAAGAAGACTATCTCTTGCCGCTATCCATTACAATTAAGGATATGGCCGCAACGCTCGGGGTTTCAAGAAAAACATTATCTAAAATCATAAATGAAAGAGGAGCTATCACCCCTGACATGGCTTTGCGCTTGTCACGTGCGTTTGATACCACTCCGGATTTTTGGCTTAATTTGCAGAAAAATTTTGACCTCTGGCAGGCTGAAATTGAATCGCAGGAATGGAAAAAGGTAAAGCCATATCCGAAAAACAGGCTCCATGATCATAATTTATCGCTTAACAGCGAAAAACAGAATTCAGGCTGA